The Cellulosimicrobium sp. ES-005 genome segment CGTGCTCGTCGCGAACTACGGGGACGGCGTCCTCACGACCGTCGCGCGGGCGGCGGACGGCGCGCTCGCCACGGCGCCGGACGACGGCGCGGCCGTCCTCGTGCGCCGGCAGGGGCACGCGGGCGCGGGACCGGTCGCCGACCGCCAGGAGGGGCCGCACGCCCACTTCGTCGCCCCGCTCGCGCACCTCGGCGCGGCCGACGACGGCAGCGGCGACGTGCTCGTCGTCGACCTGGGCACCGACGAGCTGCGGCGCCACGACCCCGCTGCCCCGGACGGCGCGGCCCCCCGCGTCGTCGCGACCTTCCCGCCGGGGACCGGACCGCGCCACCTCGCCGCGCTCCGGTCGGGTCACCTCGTCGTGGTCGGCGAGCTCGACCCGGCCCTGTTCGTCCTCGCGCCGGTCGACGGCCCGGACGGCGTGCGCACGTACGACGTCGTCGCCCGCTACGACGTCACGCACGCCGCGCCGCCCGCCGGCGGCGGGAACTACCCCTCCCACGTCGCGGTCTCGGCGGACGGGTCGCGCGTCCTCGTCGCGGTGCGCGGTGCCGACGTGCTCGCCGTGCACGCCGTCGAGCCGGGGCACGACGGCGGGGTCCCCTCGCTGCGCCACCTCGCCGACTCTCCGGTAGGTGGCGCCTGGCCTCGACACTTCGCCGTGCTCGCCGGCCCCGCGGCGCCCGAGGAACCGCTGCACGACCTCGTCGTCGTCGCGAACCAGAACGACGACCCGCTCATCGAGCGTCCGGAAGCCGACTCCACGGCGGAGGAGCCGACGTCGAACCTCGCGCTCCTGCGCGTGCGTCGTTCGGACGGCGCCGCCCACGTGCTCGACGTGCTCGCGCTGCCGGCCCCGGCGTGCGTCGTGGAGGCCTGACCCGCCGTGACCGCGCTCGAGCTGCCGGAGGGCGTCTCCCCGGACCCGGCGACCCCGCTGCGGGTCGCGATGCTCTCCGTGCACACGTCGCCCCTCGACCAGCCGGGGACCGGCGACGCGGGCGGCATGAACGTGTACGTCACCGAGCTCGCGCACGCGCTCGCGCGCCGCGGCACGCAGGTCGAGATCTTCACGCGCGCCACGGCGTCGAGCCAGCCCCGCAAGGTCGAGGTGTCCGACGGCGTGACGGTGCGCCACGTCGTCGCCGGGCCCTTCGAGGGGCTCGACAAGAACGACCTGCCCGGCCAGCTCTGCGCCTTCACGGCGGGGGTGCTGCGCGCGGAGGCGCGGCACCACGAGGGCTGGTACGACGTCGTCCACACCCACTACTGGCTCTCCGGCCAGGTGGGCTGGCTCGCGGCCGACCGCTGGGACGTCCCGCTCGTGCACACCATGCACACGCTGGCGCGCGTGAAGAACGCCGCGCTCGCGCCGGGCGACGCGCCCGAGCCGCTCGGCCGGATCATCGGGGAGGAGCAGGTCGTCGCCGAGGCGGACGCGCTCGTCGCGAGCACCGACGCCGAGGCGGACGACCTCGTGCGCGACTACGCGGCCGACCCCGCGCGCGTGCACGTCGTGCCGCCGGGCGTCGACCTCGACCTGTTCTCCCCGGACCCCGGCGCGTCGGCGGGCGACGGCACCGCGCGGCGGGAGCGGCGCCGGGTGCTGCGCGCCGGGCTGGGGCTGCCCACCGACGGCGGCCTCGTGCTCTTCGCGGGCCGCGTGCAGCCGCTCAAGGGGCCGGACGTGCTCGTCCGGGCGCTCGGCGTCCTCGCCGAGCGCGGGGATCCCGTGCCGACGCTCGTCGTGCTGGGCGGCCCGAGCGGGCGCCCGACGGCCGTGCGCGAGCTCGAGGCGCTCGCCTACCAGGTCGGGGTGAGCGACCGGCTCGTCGTCCGCCCGCCGGTCCCGCGCGACGAGCTCGCGCGGTGGTACCGCGCTGCCGACGTCGTCGCCGTGCCGTCGCACAACGAGTCGTTCGGGCTCGTGGCGGCCGAGGCCGAGGCGAGCGGCACGCCCGTCGTCGCGGCCGCCGTCGGCGGGCTGAAGACCGTGGTCGAGGACCAGGTGTCCGGCGTCCTCGTCGCCGACCACGACCCCGTGACGTGGGCGCGCGTGCTCGGCGACCTGCTCGCCGACGACCAGCGCCTCGCCGCGCTCGGCGACGGCGCCCGGCGCGCCGGCGCGCGGTTCGGCTGGGACACCGCCGCGCTGCGCATGCTCGACGTCTACGCGCAGGCGCGCAAGGTGCGCGCGGCGCGCTGATGCCGCGCGCACCCCTCGCTGCGGGTCAGGCGTCCGGCGCGGCGCGCTCCAGGACCAGGACGGGGATCTCGCGCGACGTCTTCTCCTGGTAGTCCGCGTACGGCGGGTAGGCGGCGACCGCGCGCTCCCACCAGAGCGCCTTCTCCTCGCCGTGGACCTCGCGCGCGACGTAGTCGTGGCGCTCGGCCTCGTCCTGGAGCTCGACCTGCGGGTGCGCGAGGACGTTGTAGTACCAGACGGGGTGCTTCGGGGCGCCGCCCAGCGACGCGACGACCGCGTACACGCCGTTGTGCTCGACCCGCATGAGCGGCGTCTTGCGGACCTTGCCGGTCCGGCGCCCCAGGGTCGTGAGCACGACCACCGGCATCCCTTTCAGGGTCGTGCTGCGCGTCCCGCCGGACGACTCGTAGGACTCGGCCTGCTTGCGGGACCAGGCGCTCGGGCTGGGGGCGTACTCTCCGTCGATCGGCATGTCCGGGGCAACGTGCGCGACGCCCGCCCGATTCCCGGACCTTCGTCCCACGCCCGACGGCGACGGTCACCACCACGTGGGACGCGGGTGCCCGCGCGCCGGGCCGTGCGGCAGGATGGAACCCATGACCTACACCCTCGTGCTGCTCCGCCACGGCGAGAGCGAATGGAACGCCAAGAACCTGTTCACCGGCTGGGTGGACGTCGCCCTGTCGGAGAAGGGGACCGAGGAGGCGAAGCGCGGCGGTCAGCTCCTCACGGAGGCCGGCGTCCTGCCCGACGTCGTGCACACCTCGCTCCTGCGCCGCGCCATCACGACGGCGAACCTCGCGCTCGACGCCGCGGACCGCCACTGGATCCCGGTGAAGCGGTCGTGGCGCCTCAACGAGCGCCACTACGGTGCGCTGCAGGGCAAGAACAAGAAGCAGACGCTCGACGAGTTCGGCGAGGAGCAGTTCATGCTCTGGCGCCGCTCGTACGACGTCCCGCCGCCCGCGATCGAGCTGGGCTCCGAGTTCTCGCAGGACACGGACCCGCGCTACGCCGACGCGCCCGTCGTGCGCACCGAGTGCCTCAAGGACGTGCTCGAGCGCGCCCTGCCGTACTGGGACGGCGAGGTCGTGCCGGACCTGAAGGCGGGCAAGACCGTCCTCGTCGCGGCGCACGGCAACTCGCTGCGCGCGATCGTCAAGCACCTCGACGGCATCTCCGACGAGGACATCGCCGCGCTCAACATCCCGACCGGCATCCCGCTGCTCTACGAGCTCGACGAGGACCTCAAGCCGGTGACGAAGGGCGGCCGCTACCTCGACCCCGAGGCCGCCGCCGAGGCCGCCGCCGCGGTCGCCAACCAGGGCCGCTGACCGCCCGCACGCACAGACGACCGTGGCCCGTCCGGATCTCCCGGACGGGCCACGGTCGTCTGTGCGCAGGAACCGAGACGGCGAGGTAGATGACCGGCACCGAGGTAGAGCTCCGCGGGTCGTCCCTCGGGACCTGAGGCTCTACCTCGCGGCAGGGCCGTGGCGTTGTCGTCAGGCAGACGCGCGGGCGGAGCCGGCGGGGGTGCCGCGGTCGTCGGCGAAGTCGCCGGTGACGAGGTACGTCACGCGCTTGGCGATGGAGACGCCGTGGTCCCCGAAGCGCTCGTAGTAGCGGCCTACGAGCGTGACGTCGACGGTCTCCTGCGGGGTCCCCGTCCACGTGCCGTCGAGCAGCGCGGTGAAGGTGTCCTGGTGGAGCTTGTCGAGCAGGTCGTCGTCGCGCTCGATGTTCGCGGCGACGGTCAGGTCGCGCGTCGTGAGGAGCGTCGTCGTCCGGCGGGCGACGCGCACGGCGGCGTCGTGCATCTGCTCGAAGGTCCGGTGCAGGGACGGCTCGATCGCCCGGGCCGGGTAGCGGCCGCGCGCGACCTGCGCGATGTGCCGGGCGAGGTCGCCCATGCGCTCCAGGGTGGCGCTCATGCGCAGCGCGCTGACCACGACCCGCAGGTCGGTGGCCACGGGCTGCTGCTGCGCGAGGAGGAGCACGCAGCGCTCGTCGAGCTCGCGCTCGAGGGCGTCGATCGTGTGATCGTCGCCGATGACCGACTGCGCGAGCTGCAGGTCCGCCGTGAGGAGCGCCTGCCCCGCGCGGTTGACGGCCGACTCCACCAGCCGGCTCATCTCGGCCAGGTCGTCGCCGACCTGCTTCAGCTCGGCCTCGAAGATCTCCCGCATCGCTTCCCTCTCGTCGTGACCGGTCCGTCCGGTCCGTGACGGCGTGCGCCCCTGCGCGCCGGGCGGCGCCCGGGCACGCCGTCGGCTCCCGTCACGCTCGCAGGTGCGGTCGACCGGGCGGTGAACTCCAGGGCGCCGCCAGGTGAACTCTTGGCGGCTCACGCCCGTGGAGCGCCGGATCGACGGGTCGGGCGCGCGCGCGACCGTACGCTGGACGTGTGCAAGCCGAGAGTCTCATCGAGGGCGCGACCGTGCTGGCCGCCGGCGTCGTGGGCGTCGTCGTCGGCGTGATCGCGGCCATCGCGTTCCGTGTGAGCGAGCGCCAGCAGCGCGCCGCCCGGGTGGAGCCGACGCCCGAGCTCGACGAGGGTCTCGTCCGCGTGCTCGCCGTCCTGCGGTCCGCCGCCGTCGTGCTGGACGAGGAGGGCGAGGTCGTGCGGGCCAGCCCGCCGGCGTACGCGCTGGGCGTGGTGCGCGGCGACGCGGTCGCGCACGCGGCGATCCGGGACATGATCGACGACGTGCGCCGGGACGGCGTGATCCGCGACGAGGAGCTCGAGCTCCCGCGCGGGCCGGTCGGCCGGGGCACGGTCATGCTCCAGGTCCGCGTCGCCCAGGTGGGCCCCCAGCACATGCTCGTGCTCGCGGAGGACCGGACCGAGGCGCGGCGCGTCGAGGCGATCCGGCGCGACTTCGTCGTGAACGTGTCCCACGAGCTGAAGACGCCGGTCGGGGCGCTGGCGCTGCTCGCCGAGACGGTGCAGGACGCGGCCGACGACCCGGTGGCGGTGCGGCGGTTCTCCGCGCGCATGCAGTCGGAGGCGACGCGTCTGTCCGCGCTCGTGCAGGAGATCATCGAGCTCTCGCGGCTCCAGGTCGCGGGCGCGCTCCAGGAGGTCACGGTCGTGCCGGTGCGGGGCGTCGTCGAGGAGGCGGTGGACCGCGCGCGCACGACGGCGCAGGGCAAGGGCATCACGCTCACGACCGGGGGAGAGCTCGACGCCGCGGTGTACGGCGACCACAACCTGCTCGTCACCGCGGTGCGCAACCTCCTCGACAACGCGGTCGCCTACTCGGGCGAGAACACGCGCGTGGGGGTCGGCGTCTCGCTCGCGGGCGACCTGGTCGAGATCGCGGTCGTGGACCAGGGCATCGGCATCTCTGCCGACGAGCAGGCCCGCGTGTTCGAGCGGTTCTACCGCGTGGACCCCGCGCGCTCGCGCGACACCGGCGGGACGGGCCTCGGCCTGAGCATCGTCAAGCACGTCGCCGCCGACCACGGCGGCGAGGTCACCATGTGGTCCGAGCCGGGACGCGGCTCCACCTTCACGCTCCGGATCCCCGCGGCGGACGTGCCGGTCGACCGGGCGGACGCCGCGGCGTCGGGCACGACCCACGACGCTCCGGGGGACGAGGGCACGGCCGGGGCGGACCCCGGGACCGTGCAGCACGACGTGCGGTGGGCCGCGCAGGCCCCCGCACCCGACGACGTACAGAACAAGGAGGTAGGCGCGTGACGCGCATCCTGGTGGTGGAGGACGAGGAGTCGTACCGCGACCCGTTGACGTACCAGCTGCGGCGCGAGGGCTTCGACGTCGTCGAGGCGGCGACGGGCACCGAGGCGCTGGAGCGGTTCGACGCGGACGGGGCGGACCTGGTCCTGCTCGACCTCATGCTCCCCGGGCTCAGTGGCACCGAGGTGTGCCGCGAGCTGCGGCAGCGCGGCGACGTGCCCGTCATCATGCTCACGGCGAAGGACTCGGAGATCGACAAGGTCGTGGGCCTCGAGCTGGGTGCGGACGACTACGTGACGAAGCCGTACTCGTTCCGCGAGCTGCTCGCGCGCGTGCGCGCCGTGCTGCGCCGCAAGGGCGGGGAGAACGGGGGCGAGGTCGTCGCGGAGAGCGCGCTGGAGGTGGGTCCGGTGCGCATGGACGTCGAGCGGCACACGGTGAGCGTCGACGGCCAGGTCGTGCCGTTCCCGCTCAAGGAGTTCGAGCTCCTGGAGCTGCTGCTGCGCAACGCGGGGCGCGTGCTCACGCGCGGGCAGCTCATCGACCGGGTCTGGGGCACGGACTACGTGGGCGACACCAAGACGCTCGACGTCCACGTGAAGCGCATCCGGTCGAAGATCGAGCCCGAGCCGGCGAGCCCGCGCTACCTCCTCACGGTCCGCGGGCTCGGCTACAAGATCGCGGACGGCGTCGGCCAGTCCTGAGGAACGACCGCCCGGCACGGGCGCACGGCCGGACCGACGGCCCCGGCACGTCCTCTCCAGGACCGTGCCGGGGCCGTCTCCGTGTCCGCCCCAGCGCCCGTCCGGCGCCCGTCCCCGTGCCGTGCCCGTGCCCGTGCGACGTCGGCCCACCCCGCCCGGCGGGTGGCACGGAAGGTCTGTGCACTGTTCATCCCTCGTTCACCCGCTCTCGGGGAACGCGTCACCCGGCGCTCCTAGCGTCGGGCTCGTCACCGGCGCTCGCTGGTGCCACGAGACGCTTGAACAGGATGGAACGAAGAGTGAAGCTCAGCCGATTCTCCCGTGCTGGATCCGCCGTCGCGATCGGTGCGCTCGCGCTGACCCTCGCCGCCTGCGGGTCGGACGACCCCGTCGGCAGCGCCGACGGCGCCACCGACGGTTCCTCCGAGGGCTCGTCCGAGACCGCGAGCGACCTCAGCGGTGAGCTCAACGGTGCGGGCGCCAGCTCGCAGGAGTCCGCCATGGAGGCGTGGCGCGCCGGGTTCCAGAGCGCGAACCCCGACGTCACCGTGAACTACGACCCGGTCGGGTCCGGCGGCGGCCGCACCCAGTTCCTCGAGGGCGGCGTCGCGTTCGCCGGCTCGGACGCGGTGCTCAAGGAGGAGGAGATCACGCAGTCGCAGGCCGTGTGCGGCCCCGACGGCGCGATCGACCTCCCGGTCTACGTCAGCCCGATCGCCATCATCTACAACCTGCCGGACGTCGCGGAGCTCAACCTCGCGCCGGCCACGATCGCGGGCATCTTCAACGGCACCATCACGCAGTGGAACGCGCCGGAGATCGCCGCCGACAACCCCGACGCGACGCTCCCGGACCTCGCGATCACCCCGGTCCACCGCTCCGACGAGTCGGGCACGACCGAGAACTTCACCGAGTACCTCGCCGCGACGGCAGGCGACGCGTGGGGCCACGAGCCGAGCGGCGACTGGCCGACGCAGGGTGGCGAGTCCGCGCAGGGCACCTCGGGCGTCGTGCAGACCGTCCAGGGCGGCGAGGGCACGATCGGCTACGCCGACGCGTCGAAGGCCGGCGACCTCGGGACCGCGAAGATCAAGGTCGGCGAGGAGTGGGTCGCGTACTCGCCCGAGGCCGCGGCCAAGGTCGTCGACGCGTCGCCGCGCGTCGAGGGCCGCCACGACCACGACATCGCCGTCGAGCTGGACCGCACGACGACCGAGGCCGGTGCGTACCCGCTCGTGCTCGTCTCGTACGCGGTCGCGTGCCTGAACTACGAGGACGAGGCGACGGGCAACCTCGTCAAGGCGTTCCTCACCTACATCTCGAGCGAGGAGGGCCAGTCGGCCTCCGCGTCGGCCGCGGGCAACGCGCCGATCTCGGAGGACCTGCGCACGGACGTCCACGCGGCGATCGAGGCCATCACGGTCGGCGCCGCCGGCTGACGACCGCCGGGAACCAGGGGGCGGCGGGGCCTACGAGCCCCGCCGCCCCTGACCCGCGAGATCGCCCGCGACCCAGACCTCACGCAGCAGGACCGCATGCACCGGGAGCACGAGTGACCACCACAGCCCCACCCACGACGCCGGGCGCCACGCCGGGCCCGACGCCTCGCGCGGGAGCCCCGCGCCGCCGGGCCCGGAACACCGACCGCGGCGTCAACCGCGCGTTCCGCTGGACCGCGACGGGCGCCGGAGGGCTCATCCTCGCCGTCCTCGCCGCGGTCGCGATCTTCCTCGTGCTCCGCGCGTGGCCCGCGCTCACCGCGGGCGGGGACGTCCTCGGCGAGGAGGTGTCCTGGTTCCCGGAGGGTGCCTCGCTGCTGTCGTTCGTCGGTCCGCTGATCTTCGGCACGCTCCTCGCGGCCGCGCTGTCGCTCCTCCTCGCGACGCCGGTCGCGATGGGCATCGCGCTCTTCATCTCGCACTACGCGCCGCGCCGGCTCGCGTCGACCCTCGGGTACGTCGTCGACCTCCTCGCGGCGATCCCCAGCGTCGTCTACGGCCTGTGGGGCTCGCTCGTGCTCCCGCCGATCGTCGTCCCGGTGTGGTCGTGGCTCGCCGACACGTTCGGGTGGTTCCCGCTCTTCGCCGGCCCGGCCTCGCCGACCGGCCGCGTCCTGCTCACCGTCGCGCTCGTGCTCGCGGTGATGATCCTGCCGATCATCACCGCGGTGAGCCGCGAGGTGTTCCTCCAGACGCCGAAGCTCCACGAGGAGGCGGCGCTCGCGCTCGGCGCGACGCGCTGGGAGATGATCCGCACGGCGGTCATCCCGTTCGGGCGGTCGGGCGTCATCTCCGCCGCGATGCTCGGCCTCGGCCGCGCGCTCGGCGAGACGATGGCGGTGCTGATGATCCTCTCGCCCGGGCTCCTCTACTCGTTCAAGATCCTGCAGGCCGGGCAGCAGCAGACGATCGCTGCGAACATCGCGGCCGACTTCCCCGAGGCCAACCCCCTCGGGGTGAGCACCCTCATCGCGACGGGCCTCGCGCTGTTCCTCATCACCCTGCTCGTCAACATGGGCGCCCGCGCGATCGTCGCGCGGCGCAAGGACTTCTCGGGAGCCAACTGATGAGCGCCCTCAGCACCAGCCCCGCGCGCGGGGCCTCCGCCCCCGACCCGGAGCGCACCGCGTCCGTCCGCGCGCTCCTGCGCGGCGCGGACGCCGGCCGCCGTCGCAAGGACCGCACGATGACGGTCCTCATGTGGAGCGCGTTCGCCCTCGCGATGGTGCCGCTCGTGTCCGTCGCGTGGACCGTCGTCGTGCACGGCATGGAGCGGTTCGACGCCTACTTCCTCACGCACTCCATGCGCGGGGTGTTCGGGGGCATGGACGCGGGCGGCATCTACCACGCGGTCCTCGGCACGCTGCTCATCACGCTCGGCGCCGCGGTGATCTCGGTCCCCATCGGCCTGCTCGCGGCGATCTACCTCGTCGAGTACGGCCGCGGCCCGCTGGCCCGTGCGGTGACGTTCTTCGTCGACGTCATGACGGGCATCCCGTCGATCGTCGCCGGTCTCTTCGCCTACGCGCTCTTCGCCGTGGTCTTCGGTCCGGGGGTGCGCATGGGCATCGTCGGCTCCGTCGCGCTGTCCGTGCTCATGATCCCCGTCGTCGTGCGCTCGTGCGAGGAGATGCTCCGGCTCGTGCCCAACGAGCTGCGCGAGGCAGCCTACGCGCTCGGCGTGCCCAAGTGGCTCACCGTCGTGCGGGTCGTGCTGCGCACGTCGATCGCGGGCATCACGACCGGCGTCATGCTCGCCGTCGCGCGCGTCATCGGCGAGACCGCGCCGCTGCTCATCACCGTCGGCGTCGTCGACTCCATCAACGGCAACCTCTTCGAGGGCCGCATGATGACGCTGCCCGTGTACGTGTACCGGCAGTACAGCCAGGGCCTGGTGCCCTGCAGCAACGTCACCGACGTCGTGTGCATCCCCGACATCAACTACGACCGGGCCTGGGCGGCCGCCCTGACGCTGATCCTCATCGTCATGCTGCTCAACCTCGTCGGGCGACTCGTCACCCGCTGGTTCGCCCCCAAGACCCTCCGCTAGAACAGGACAGCTCCGATGGCACAGCGCATCGACGTCAAGGACCTCAACATCTACTACGGCGACTTCCTCGCCGTGCAGGACGTCGGCATGACGATCGACCCCAAGTCCGTGACCGCCTTCATCGGCCCGTCCGGGTGCGGCAAGTCGACGTTCCTGCGGACCCTCAACCGCATGCACGAGGTCATCCCCGGTGCGCGCGTCGAGGGCACGGTCGCCATGGAGGGCGTGGACCTCTACGGGGACGACGTCGACCCGGTCGCCGTGCGTCGCCAGGTCGGCATGGTCTTCCAGCGGCCGAACCCGTTCCCCACGATGTCCATCAAGGAGAACGTGCTCGCGGGGGTGAAGCTCAACAACAAGCGCATCTCGAAGTCCGACGCCGAGGACCTCGTCGAGTCGTCGCTGCGTGGCGCGAACCTGTGGAACGAGGTGAAGGACCGCCTCGACCGTCCGGGCTCGGGCCTGTCCGGCGGCCAGCAGCAGCGCCTGTGCATCGCGCGCGCCATCGCCGTCAAGCCCCAGGTGCTCCTCATGGACGAGCCGTGCTCGGCGCTCGACCCGATCTCCACGCTCGCGATCGAGGACCTCATCGCCGAGCTCAAGGACGAGTACACGATCGTCATCGTCACGCACAACATGCAGCAGGCGGCGCGCGTGAGCGACCGCACGGCGTTCTTCAACATCGCGGGCACCGGCAAGCCGGGGCGCCTCATCGAGATGGACGACACCGCGACGATGTTCTCCTCGCCCACCCAGCAGGCCACCGAGGACTACATCTCCGGCCGCTTCGGGTGACCTGAGCCGCACCGGGCCCAGCAGACGCGGTCTGCGCGGACTGCCCGGCCGGACCACGCACGACGGCGCCCCTCCCGGACCGGGAGGGGCGCCGTCGTGCGTGGGCGGGGGTCAGGACGCCGAGCCCTGGAGCGACCCCGTGACGTCGGTGCCGTCGGTGTCGATGACGCACTGGACCACGCGGTCGTCGACCGTGTTCCAGCCCTCCTCGCGCGGCGTGAAGGGCCAGAAGTAGTAGGCGGACTCGTCGTAGGACAGGCCGACGAACGCCTCGAACTCGCCGAGGCAGAAGTCCTCGGCGCTCGCCTGGACGGCCTCGTCGCCGGGGTAGTCCCCCTCGGGGAGCTCGGTCTCGGCGTAGACCTCGGCGTCGTGCGGCTCGGAGCACGGGACGACGGGCACGGACTCGACGTTCTCGCCGTCGGGCAGCTTCGACGTCACGATGCAGTCGCCGACCTGGATCGAGAAGACGTCGGCGTCCGACGCCTCGGTCACCTCGCCGCCGGGCTCGTCGCGCTGGGCCTCGGACGGCCCGGTGAGCTCGTCGAGGATCGCGCCGCAGCCCGAGGCGGTCAGGGCGAGCGCGACGGCGCTCACGACGAGGAGGAGCGGCCGACGGGTGGTGCGGGACAGGGTCACCTGGATTCCTTCGTGGACGTGC includes the following:
- a CDS encoding septum formation family protein; this translates as MTLSRTTRRPLLLVVSAVALALTASGCGAILDELTGPSEAQRDEPGGEVTEASDADVFSIQVGDCIVTSKLPDGENVESVPVVPCSEPHDAEVYAETELPEGDYPGDEAVQASAEDFCLGEFEAFVGLSYDESAYYFWPFTPREEGWNTVDDRVVQCVIDTDGTDVTGSLQGSAS